In the genome of Acidobacteriota bacterium, the window CGATCTAGTGGCCGCCATTTCCGAGGAAGGGTTCGATGTGGCGACGGGGTCGCGGTTGATGAAGGGGGCTCAGACGACTCGCTCTCTTACTCGTGAAATCATCTCGCGCATTTACAACCTATTTGTCAAAATAGTGCTCTTCACGAAATTCTCCGATGCCCAGTGTGGCTTCAAGGCTGTCAGCCGTAAGGCTGTTGACCGAATCGTGCCGCAAATAAGCGATCAGTCCTGGTTTTTCGATACTGAGTTGCTGGTGTTGGCCGAAAAGCAGGGCTATAAAATCAAAGACATCCCGATCATCTGGGCGGAGGATGATGACAGCCGCGTGAAAATCGTGCGCACTGCCTGGGATGACATCAAAGGAGTGTTTCGATTGCGCCGACAGCTTTGGACACGGAATTTTAATCAGGCGGTGATGACGGAAGCGACTCGGGAAAAATCGT includes:
- a CDS encoding glycosyltransferase family 2 protein — translated: MNNPDVLPIHPITLDVVIPVLNEAHVLEKSILTVRRFLNQNCLDVWRILIVDNGSTDGTDRVGLKLSSEYPEIELVRLQQRGRGRALRHAWMMSKADVVCYMDVDLSTDLRFLPDLVAAISEEGFDVATGSRLMKGAQTTRSLTREIISRIYNLFVKIVLFTKFSDAQCGFKAVSRKAVDRIVPQISDQSWFFDTELLVLAEKQGYKIKDIPIIWAEDDDSRVKIVRTAWDDIKGVFRLRRQLWTRNFNQAVMTEATREKS